Proteins from one Rickettsiales bacterium genomic window:
- a CDS encoding response regulator produces MLSENSIIKKDDLKFTFNVFKEVSIPRGDKKINIIVIDDSKKDVELLNDLLLEESDLNFHLESYNHPNEAMSSLSNKSIKPDLIIVDLVMPEMNGNVVLNNLKEIEHIRSVPIIIHSSMNNYENIKKVCGLNEQVVAFFGKPIRVSGFMSLFQKKLKNR; encoded by the coding sequence ATGCTATCAGAGAATAGTATTATAAAAAAAGATGATCTAAAATTTACTTTTAATGTCTTTAAGGAAGTTAGTATACCCAGGGGTGACAAAAAGATAAATATTATTGTAATAGACGACAGTAAAAAAGATGTTGAGCTATTAAACGATCTTCTGTTAGAAGAAAGTGATCTAAATTTCCATCTTGAATCCTATAATCATCCCAATGAAGCTATGTCTTCGTTGTCTAATAAATCTATAAAGCCTGATTTAATTATTGTTGATTTAGTTATGCCAGAAATGAATGGTAATGTTGTACTAAATAACCTTAAAGAAATAGAACATATTAGAAGTGTTCCAATAATCATTCATTCGTCTATGAATAATTATGAAAATATTAAAAAAGTATGTGGTTTAAATGAGCAAGTAGTTGCCTTTTTTGGTAAACCTATAAGGGTAAGTGGGTTTATGTCTTTGTTTCAAAAAAAGTTAAAAAATAGGTAG
- a CDS encoding type IV secretion system protein, with amino-acid sequence MIKFIKNTYYTASSKLLKLILLFLASLLISACDQDLPPIEADDFGYPKVTVYAKGENVSGEEENQLSEWVPTGYKYNGDKIVIMVYNPAYSYGGSQPPLKYTWNSWLCEGESDICSSMYNSPACNFPQGYCHSPTDKYETIDNAPCYLSQGQGLYLLVTYPDGDVDDPNIYESINRLPSEADMYTKSLWDPPVSGAEMYNNGSAAYGFSGELEPNPTISTDSETKVTTEIPSDLSQSDYVGGRAYFKILDRYYGDNSGHQYAVMKRGFDSVVPPPIATVIEFVTETMDRMSESLYKEIVNNYDFRLSIKTLLVLYIIVHGVLFIGGASDMTQSELVSLFIKLVIVIQLLTGEDSWTLFNNYFFKFFTSGLDEMIGIVTSNIDQSDNGFTFFDTLLSLLFSYETSMKIQALVWSFPSGFLVTFIIYAGFALFTIAIAKAVMIYLLAYMAIALLIIVAPIFICFMLFNQTRPLFETWLNAFANYFLQAVLVMAALNLLGQIIVDQIYMILGFKACFEDNPSLTIGTWCFSKTWFICSDLSTGLVPTEVPGYGYNTTTTVNCDASSGFECQDTSVYCEPFECIDDRYPDLPFLDPEIEKEHDLIDNFKSPNSLSIPMLYESSVLLLMCYLMMKFNDVVPGLGKGLAKGGSAGRTALGATASSSMTDFKNTLSGMKNASLKLVTGKSELERGIARREKFNEVVNVVKRDVVRAVALTKATVTGFDKAASDVYKKSGKLKALFYPVKKVKQLAVLAAKSPVLVLKGGLIGASLLKDTILKPGNLMIGTPEEIAARNKAVKEAKAYNRAKDASEGKQVSLSYKEKLTKSIQDKTGITKFNQRVADFDEKYTKDGKLHLRSVGGAMRRGVGRALYNTRPGKAVYDGATRLKDSIKEEYRARFTEQGRIDRENARRKDNQIRALAEQYQKDAPERNRREKLDRLASEALEQHCKNLNLDKELLLGMSQEDQELYIKRAYAELPEHLRSSIAATTSFDMLKAHLENDRINRTITDTDPSILVNEAYDALDIDKGAFNSLDTKGKLAALEKGLRAADLTGPGAMDSYRAYRYLKEKAEAQLAQEKAAQKEQKRQQSFRYKAGQAIGGMKRGIGQMGRGMKGLGQGGVRRVQNGLSRISRIRARDITLRNVAVGTASVAYGAIKFATKPVRMTGRAIKRSFNEALDKRGVKIDFSMGFYRPATFSYTRKVASLEGKGTTREKQLLGYKQRYDKDKLKINYKNADRILQESCAVLGITKAAIDTMPPEKRKAYIEKEFNSTIDMDISRDFERYKAYRAAQAVVEHRAAQPEKTKLAKKHKKSVIEELNKKEVDRKQAIADARRAEQVGIAREQAEERKVLEQRRNKDTAQLCKALKMDYKEFVMMDKESQGRYLSRAYAELPQDKKDAKLNKLYREIRDDIASNGEITTAITRMNKGLAELGLSEARYNSLSPEDRLAALEKRFKESDLNVNGGEKYAAYQYFKRKAQIEVDNLAREEAAKGTFSYKATGAVIDAVDKASSVLTSVKNKAKGAKNYLGEQATKAGNTWDLLRGRSVRLEGKQTTVAKMADSHYAHAKRIVNDDNAGQLFTEACSTLNIDTTAFHSMSKERSLEYISERLDARAAEITKGKKIKENTDAFNTLADSTRAHANLKAIIEKGAKVEDPLASVQDQREKTISSYESQHRQDRHMQEVTGEGDSSNSLITRDVGVELGLNGAVLDLMTHKKIRTEAIGEKAAEVLGFSEEDAQTFLSSEQEKQLEMLNKAMREETMDLSRKEDGNADLSDDKHYLAYRTLKEIADKNVPASTNPFDDNYVDPAETAASSIIEETAPKKPSIFEKGEKDLKSRSKKDLFGDESGDDMLDSKDPKNK; translated from the coding sequence ATGATTAAATTTATAAAAAATACATATTATACTGCCTCTAGCAAGCTATTAAAGCTAATATTGCTATTTTTAGCTAGTCTTCTAATTTCTGCTTGTGATCAAGACCTTCCTCCTATTGAGGCAGATGATTTTGGCTATCCCAAAGTTACCGTTTATGCAAAAGGAGAGAATGTTTCAGGTGAAGAGGAGAATCAATTATCTGAATGGGTGCCCACTGGCTATAAATACAATGGCGATAAGATTGTAATAATGGTATATAATCCCGCCTATAGTTATGGTGGTAGTCAGCCTCCTCTGAAATATACCTGGAATTCGTGGCTTTGTGAAGGAGAGAGTGATATATGTTCATCTATGTATAACTCGCCAGCTTGCAATTTTCCACAAGGTTATTGTCATTCCCCAACAGATAAATATGAAACAATTGACAATGCTCCATGTTATCTATCTCAGGGACAAGGTTTATATCTTCTTGTGACATATCCTGATGGCGATGTTGATGATCCTAATATTTATGAAAGTATTAACAGATTACCATCTGAAGCTGATATGTATACTAAGAGTTTGTGGGATCCTCCTGTTTCTGGTGCTGAGATGTATAACAATGGCTCAGCAGCTTATGGATTTAGTGGGGAGTTAGAGCCTAATCCAACTATTAGCACTGATTCTGAGACTAAAGTAACAACTGAAATTCCAAGTGATTTAAGCCAAAGTGATTATGTAGGTGGGAGAGCATATTTTAAAATTCTTGATCGATATTATGGTGATAATTCTGGACATCAATATGCTGTTATGAAACGAGGTTTTGATTCCGTGGTGCCTCCTCCAATAGCTACTGTTATTGAATTTGTGACTGAAACTATGGATAGAATGTCAGAATCTTTATATAAAGAAATTGTAAATAATTATGACTTCCGACTTTCAATAAAAACCTTATTAGTTTTATATATTATTGTTCACGGGGTTTTATTCATTGGTGGGGCATCAGACATGACTCAAAGTGAGTTAGTGTCTTTGTTTATAAAGCTAGTTATAGTAATTCAACTCCTAACAGGAGAAGATAGCTGGACATTATTTAATAATTATTTCTTCAAGTTTTTTACTTCGGGGCTGGATGAAATGATTGGTATCGTCACCTCTAATATAGATCAAAGTGACAATGGATTCACGTTCTTTGATACTTTACTTAGTTTGTTATTCTCTTATGAAACCAGTATGAAAATTCAAGCTTTAGTCTGGAGCTTCCCTTCTGGATTTTTGGTAACTTTTATAATATATGCAGGCTTTGCTTTATTTACTATTGCTATAGCTAAAGCGGTAATGATTTATTTACTAGCATATATGGCTATTGCATTATTGATTATTGTAGCGCCTATTTTTATATGCTTTATGTTATTTAATCAGACCAGACCATTATTTGAAACATGGCTTAATGCATTTGCTAATTATTTTCTACAAGCGGTATTAGTTATGGCTGCCTTGAATTTATTAGGACAGATAATAGTGGATCAAATATATATGATTTTAGGATTTAAAGCCTGTTTTGAAGATAATCCCTCATTAACAATTGGCACTTGGTGTTTTTCTAAAACTTGGTTCATTTGTTCTGACCTTTCTACCGGACTTGTTCCTACTGAAGTTCCTGGATATGGATATAATACTACTACTACTGTAAATTGTGATGCTAGTTCCGGCTTTGAATGTCAAGACACAAGTGTATATTGTGAACCGTTTGAATGTATTGATGATCGTTACCCAGATCTACCATTTCTTGATCCAGAGATAGAAAAGGAACATGACTTAATCGATAATTTTAAATCTCCAAATTCATTAAGTATACCGATGCTTTACGAATCTTCTGTTTTATTGTTAATGTGTTATTTGATGATGAAATTTAATGATGTTGTTCCAGGATTAGGTAAAGGTTTAGCGAAAGGAGGAAGTGCTGGAAGAACTGCTCTTGGAGCTACGGCCAGCTCGTCTATGACTGATTTCAAGAATACATTATCAGGAATGAAAAATGCTAGTTTGAAATTAGTAACTGGAAAATCTGAATTAGAGAGGGGGATTGCTAGAAGAGAAAAATTTAATGAAGTTGTTAATGTAGTCAAAAGGGACGTTGTTAGGGCAGTCGCATTAACAAAGGCAACTGTAACAGGTTTTGACAAAGCTGCAAGCGATGTATACAAAAAATCTGGTAAGCTAAAAGCTCTCTTTTATCCGGTAAAGAAAGTGAAGCAATTAGCAGTTCTTGCTGCTAAATCCCCTGTTCTTGTTCTAAAAGGGGGGCTCATAGGAGCTAGTCTCTTGAAGGATACGATTCTTAAACCAGGAAATTTAATGATAGGAACTCCTGAAGAAATTGCGGCTAGAAACAAGGCTGTTAAGGAGGCTAAAGCATATAATAGAGCAAAAGATGCATCCGAAGGCAAACAAGTTTCTCTATCCTATAAAGAAAAACTCACAAAAAGCATACAAGATAAAACTGGCATAACAAAATTCAATCAGAGAGTTGCTGATTTTGATGAAAAATACACGAAAGATGGGAAACTTCACTTAAGATCTGTTGGTGGAGCAATGAGAAGAGGTGTTGGAAGAGCTCTTTATAATACACGACCAGGGAAAGCTGTTTATGACGGTGCTACACGCTTGAAAGATTCTATTAAAGAAGAATATAGGGCTAGATTTACTGAACAAGGCAGAATAGATCGAGAAAATGCTAGAAGAAAAGACAATCAAATTCGTGCTCTTGCAGAACAATATCAGAAGGATGCTCCAGAAAGAAATAGAAGAGAAAAACTAGATCGCCTTGCATCTGAAGCTTTGGAACAGCATTGTAAAAATTTAAATCTTGATAAAGAGTTATTATTAGGAATGTCTCAAGAAGACCAAGAACTATATATTAAAAGAGCCTATGCAGAACTTCCTGAACATCTTAGAAGTTCTATCGCAGCCACAACTTCCTTTGATATGCTCAAAGCTCATCTAGAAAATGATAGAATTAACAGAACGATAACAGATACAGACCCAAGTATTTTAGTAAATGAAGCTTATGATGCGTTAGATATAGACAAGGGAGCTTTTAACTCTCTAGATACCAAAGGAAAATTAGCGGCTTTAGAAAAAGGATTACGTGCTGCAGACCTTACAGGACCAGGTGCAATGGATTCATATCGTGCCTATCGATATTTAAAAGAAAAAGCTGAAGCTCAATTAGCGCAAGAAAAAGCAGCCCAAAAAGAGCAGAAAAGACAGCAATCATTTAGATATAAAGCTGGACAAGCTATAGGTGGAATGAAGCGAGGTATAGGACAAATGGGCCGAGGAATGAAGGGGCTTGGCCAAGGGGGTGTCCGTAGAGTGCAAAATGGCTTAAGTAGAATATCTAGAATAAGAGCAAGAGATATAACCTTAAGAAATGTTGCTGTTGGTACAGCCAGTGTTGCTTATGGAGCAATAAAATTTGCTACAAAGCCAGTAAGAATGACCGGACGAGCTATTAAGAGGTCCTTTAATGAAGCTTTAGATAAAAGAGGAGTGAAAATTGACTTTAGTATGGGGTTCTATCGTCCTGCCACCTTTAGCTATACCAGAAAAGTTGCTAGCTTAGAAGGAAAAGGAACAACAAGGGAGAAACAATTATTGGGCTATAAGCAAAGATATGATAAAGACAAACTAAAAATTAATTATAAAAATGCAGATAGAATTTTACAAGAATCTTGTGCTGTTTTGGGAATTACCAAAGCTGCAATAGATACAATGCCACCTGAAAAAAGAAAGGCATATATAGAAAAAGAATTCAATTCAACAATAGATATGGATATTTCACGAGACTTTGAAAGATATAAAGCTTATCGTGCTGCTCAAGCGGTGGTGGAGCATCGTGCTGCACAACCAGAAAAAACCAAGCTTGCCAAGAAACATAAGAAATCAGTTATAGAAGAATTGAATAAAAAAGAGGTTGATAGAAAACAAGCCATTGCAGATGCAAGGCGAGCTGAGCAGGTAGGAATAGCAAGAGAGCAAGCAGAAGAACGTAAAGTGCTAGAGCAACGAAGAAATAAAGATACCGCTCAATTATGTAAAGCTTTAAAAATGGATTATAAAGAGTTTGTGATGATGGACAAAGAGTCTCAAGGAAGGTATCTATCCAGAGCTTATGCGGAATTACCACAAGATAAAAAAGACGCTAAGTTAAATAAATTATATAGAGAAATAAGAGATGATATAGCAAGTAATGGAGAGATAACAACAGCTATAACCAGGATGAATAAAGGACTAGCTGAGTTAGGATTAAGCGAAGCAAGATATAACTCCCTTTCTCCAGAAGATCGTTTGGCAGCTTTAGAAAAAAGATTTAAGGAATCTGATCTTAATGTTAATGGTGGAGAGAAATATGCTGCATATCAATATTTCAAACGTAAAGCTCAAATAGAGGTGGACAATCTTGCAAGAGAGGAAGCAGCTAAAGGAACATTTTCTTATAAAGCTACAGGAGCAGTAATAGACGCAGTGGATAAAGCAAGTTCTGTTTTAACTAGTGTTAAGAATAAAGCTAAAGGTGCCAAAAACTATCTAGGTGAACAGGCAACTAAAGCAGGAAATACATGGGATCTTCTTAGAGGTAGAAGTGTAAGGCTAGAGGGAAAACAAACAACAGTAGCAAAAATGGCTGATTCTCATTATGCACATGCTAAACGTATTGTTAATGATGATAATGCAGGACAATTATTTACAGAAGCTTGTTCCACTTTAAATATTGATACAACAGCCTTTCATTCCATGAGCAAAGAAAGGAGTTTAGAATATATTTCAGAGAGACTTGATGCAAGGGCAGCTGAAATTACAAAAGGCAAAAAAATAAAAGAAAACACCGATGCGTTTAATACACTTGCTGATTCAACACGTGCTCATGCTAATTTAAAAGCAATTATAGAAAAAGGTGCAAAGGTTGAAGATCCGCTTGCTTCTGTTCAAGATCAAAGAGAGAAAACTATATCTTCTTATGAAAGTCAACATAGACAGGATCGTCATATGCAAGAAGTTACAGGAGAAGGAGATTCTTCAAATAGCTTGATAACCCGTGATGTTGGTGTTGAGTTAGGTCTAAATGGTGCTGTATTAGATTTAATGACTCATAAAAAAATTAGAACAGAAGCGATTGGAGAAAAAGCTGCAGAAGTTTTAGGGTTTAGTGAAGAAGATGCACAAACTTTCCTATCTTCAGAACAAGAAAAACAGCTTGAAATGCTAAATAAGGCAATGAGAGAAGAAACTATGGATTTATCTAGGAAGGAAGATGGTAATGCTGATTTAAGTGATGATAAACACTATCTTGCCTATAGGACCTTAAAAGAAATAGCAGATAAAAATGTTCCTGCCTCAACTAATCCTTTTGATGATAACTACGTTGACCCTGCAGAAACCGCTGCTTCGTCTATAATAGAAGAAACCGCTCCGAAAAAACCAAGTATTTTTGAAAAGGGTGAAAAAGATCTTAAATCTAGATCCAAAAAAGATCTTTTTGGCGATGAATCTGGTGATGATATGCTTGATTCAAAAGATCCTAAAAATAAATAA
- the murF gene encoding UDP-N-acetylmuramoyl-tripeptide--D-alanyl-D-alanine ligase, translated as MSWTSKEAVLATKGEAFSDWQGENIVFDSRLIKKGDIFLALPGGASDGHDYVKSALEKGASGAIVSRVPEMVNKEKLLLVSDCLKALSDMALYKRKKSNAKFIAVTGSVGKTSTKELLGLALSAHGKTFISRGNYNNFLGVPINLASLSDDAEYAVIEMGMDHKGEITPLSNLTKPDIAIITAIEKIHIANFDSIEGIAEAKAEIFTGMNKEGIAIINSLSNCHELLKKKAAPHGAISLGVESKVSNYQVKNNATKAELNILDKEITLNIDNILGIHQINNMAMALSCVASLNLDPAKSIPYLEKFQLPRGRGLVSKISVNDKNITLIDDSYNAGPVSVKAALKNLSYYNGRRVVILGDMVDMGDEALKLHLDLKQDIIDNKIDKVICFGKMMSNLYETLPEDKKLGKYLTLKELALELPDKLANGDVLLIKGSFYLTKLYWFTQHLMDGTLDIIIGEK; from the coding sequence ATGAGTTGGACATCTAAAGAAGCAGTTTTAGCAACAAAAGGAGAGGCTTTCTCAGATTGGCAGGGAGAAAATATTGTTTTTGATAGTCGTCTTATTAAAAAAGGAGATATTTTCCTAGCCCTTCCAGGGGGAGCTTCAGATGGTCATGATTATGTAAAATCTGCTTTAGAAAAAGGAGCATCTGGCGCCATTGTTTCAAGAGTTCCTGAAATGGTAAATAAAGAGAAATTGCTCTTAGTTTCTGATTGCCTAAAAGCCTTATCAGACATGGCTCTTTACAAACGCAAGAAATCCAATGCTAAATTTATAGCAGTGACCGGCAGTGTTGGTAAGACTAGCACCAAGGAATTATTAGGTCTTGCTTTATCTGCGCATGGTAAAACATTTATCAGCAGAGGAAATTATAATAATTTTTTAGGTGTGCCAATTAATTTAGCTTCCTTGTCCGATGATGCAGAATATGCAGTTATTGAAATGGGCATGGATCATAAGGGAGAGATCACTCCTTTAAGCAATTTAACCAAGCCTGATATTGCCATAATCACAGCAATTGAAAAAATCCATATAGCAAATTTTGATTCCATTGAAGGAATTGCTGAAGCTAAAGCAGAAATCTTCACAGGAATGAATAAAGAAGGAATCGCCATAATAAATTCTTTAAGTAATTGTCATGAGTTGCTGAAGAAGAAGGCCGCTCCACATGGAGCAATTAGTTTAGGGGTGGAAAGCAAGGTTTCTAATTATCAGGTTAAAAATAATGCTACTAAAGCTGAGTTAAATATATTGGATAAAGAAATTACTCTTAATATAGATAATATTTTAGGAATTCACCAAATTAACAACATGGCTATGGCATTATCCTGCGTGGCAAGTTTAAATCTTGATCCTGCAAAATCAATTCCATATTTAGAAAAATTTCAATTGCCAAGGGGCAGGGGGCTTGTTTCTAAAATTTCCGTTAATGATAAAAATATTACCTTAATTGATGATAGCTATAATGCGGGACCAGTTTCTGTTAAAGCAGCTCTTAAAAACCTTAGTTACTATAATGGAAGAAGAGTTGTTATTTTGGGCGATATGGTTGATATGGGCGATGAGGCCTTAAAACTTCATTTAGACTTGAAGCAAGATATAATAGATAATAAAATTGATAAAGTGATTTGCTTTGGCAAAATGATGAGCAATTTATATGAAACTTTGCCTGAAGATAAAAAACTGGGTAAGTACTTAACCTTAAAGGAATTGGCTTTAGAGCTGCCAGATAAATTAGCAAATGGAGATGTTTTACTTATTAAAGGATCTTTCTATTTGACTAAATTATATTGGTTTACCCAGCATTTAATGGATGGAACTTTAGATATTATAATTGGAGAAAAGTAG
- the obgE gene encoding GTPase ObgE, with protein MKFLDEAKIYIKSGDGGSGCRSFRREKFVAEGGPNGGNGGKGGHVYVECVANLNTLIDFRYQQHFKAKNGASGGGQDCHGASAEPLVIKVPVGTEILTEDGEHVIADFTEVGQKILLAKGGDGGFGNAHFKSSTNQAPERKTLGWPGEEMWVWLRLKLISDSGLVGLPNAGKSTFLSSVSAAKPKIADYPFTTLKPQLGVVYIDDSEFVIADLPGLIAGAHEGVGLGDKFLKHVERSGVLLHLIDATQENIIEAYDIIRTELVEYGLENKIEVISLSKCDALDEEEIKKKQALLKKHTKQKIYAISSAAKQGIKPVLRELYKHIEEFRETA; from the coding sequence ATGAAATTTCTAGATGAAGCAAAGATATATATAAAAAGTGGTGATGGTGGTTCTGGTTGCAGAAGTTTTCGTAGAGAGAAATTCGTTGCTGAAGGTGGACCTAACGGAGGTAATGGAGGAAAAGGTGGGCATGTTTATGTTGAATGTGTGGCCAATCTTAATACATTGATAGACTTTCGTTATCAACAACATTTTAAAGCTAAAAATGGTGCCTCAGGTGGTGGACAAGACTGCCATGGAGCATCTGCTGAGCCTTTGGTTATTAAGGTTCCTGTTGGAACAGAAATATTGACTGAAGATGGAGAGCATGTGATTGCTGATTTCACCGAAGTGGGGCAAAAAATATTATTAGCCAAAGGTGGTGATGGTGGATTTGGTAATGCTCATTTTAAATCTTCAACTAATCAAGCTCCTGAGCGCAAAACTCTTGGCTGGCCTGGAGAAGAAATGTGGGTTTGGCTTAGACTTAAATTGATTTCTGATTCTGGATTAGTGGGCTTGCCAAATGCAGGAAAGTCTACTTTTCTTTCTAGTGTTTCTGCAGCAAAACCTAAGATAGCCGATTATCCTTTTACCACTTTAAAGCCTCAGCTTGGTGTGGTTTATATTGACGATAGTGAATTTGTGATTGCAGATTTACCAGGGCTTATTGCTGGGGCACATGAGGGGGTAGGCCTTGGTGATAAATTCTTAAAACATGTGGAACGTTCGGGAGTTTTACTTCATTTAATAGATGCAACTCAAGAAAATATTATAGAAGCTTATGATATTATTCGTACAGAATTGGTTGAATATGGATTAGAGAATAAAATTGAAGTGATTTCTTTAAGTAAATGTGATGCTTTGGATGAAGAGGAAATAAAGAAAAAACAGGCTCTTTTGAAGAAACATACTAAGCAAAAAATTTATGCCATTTCATCGGCAGCGAAACAAGGAATAAAACCTGTATTGCGCGAGCTTTATAAACATATTGAAGAGTTTAGAGAAACTGCATGA
- a CDS encoding response regulator encodes MEVLIFGQRPNRAYYHLLLSDISLLHVDYFENLNRSIEALENKIYDLILIDYTIPLTDLVSFAKAYSLNEHNNNVSIIILTYKQNQIVNSILMGITNNIKPICIEKKKNISLYASQMAIKSFIDNDNFFDILIIDDSIEDCELYSRLLERIFSNYTIDHCESAEEGIERIKHNKYSLILLDYYLYGMNGIDFLSEIAPLKQEAPIIALTGSGNEEVAINFMKMGVGDYITKSNVNFDILSESILNVLKKSRNVKIEQEKQHELSLFAYNVAHDLKSPLGRINSYAQLIYKKHPELESRYIQNIIEDSQYMESFLSNLLLYSEMGRSRLSLSKVDLNSVFRQSISNLELEIKNKNAVIKIEEMPEVYGHYISLVQLFQNLIANSIKYCTKTPIIKVFSRIEDNNLHIELSDNGIGIDKDKAKDIFKPFTRIDNNLNTLGTGIGLAICLTIVKQHHAQIKVESNEVGGARFIITFSLGPLN; translated from the coding sequence ATGGAAGTTTTAATATTTGGTCAAAGGCCAAATAGAGCATATTATCATCTTTTATTGAGTGATATATCTCTTTTGCATGTAGACTATTTTGAAAATTTAAATAGGTCAATCGAAGCTCTAGAAAATAAAATATATGACCTTATCTTAATTGACTATACGATCCCTCTCACAGATTTAGTTTCTTTCGCTAAGGCATATAGTTTAAATGAGCATAATAATAATGTTTCCATCATAATTCTAACTTACAAACAAAATCAAATAGTAAATAGCATACTGATGGGAATAACTAATAATATTAAACCTATATGTATAGAAAAGAAAAAAAATATTTCATTATATGCTTCTCAAATGGCGATTAAATCTTTTATCGATAACGATAATTTTTTTGATATTCTTATTATTGATGATTCTATAGAAGATTGTGAGTTATACTCTAGATTATTAGAAAGGATTTTTAGTAACTATACAATTGATCATTGTGAATCAGCAGAAGAAGGAATAGAAAGAATAAAACATAATAAATATTCATTAATTTTGTTGGATTATTATTTGTATGGTATGAATGGAATTGATTTTTTATCTGAAATTGCCCCTTTGAAACAAGAAGCCCCTATTATTGCCTTAACGGGATCAGGAAATGAAGAAGTTGCCATTAACTTTATGAAAATGGGAGTAGGAGATTACATAACAAAATCCAATGTAAATTTTGATATTCTATCTGAATCTATTCTGAATGTATTGAAAAAATCTAGAAACGTAAAAATAGAGCAAGAAAAGCAGCATGAACTTTCTCTCTTTGCTTATAATGTTGCTCATGACCTTAAGTCTCCTTTAGGAAGAATTAATAGCTATGCTCAATTAATCTACAAAAAACATCCTGAGTTAGAGTCAAGATATATACAAAATATTATTGAAGATTCTCAATATATGGAATCTTTTTTAAGTAATCTTTTGCTTTACTCAGAAATGGGTAGATCTAGACTGTCATTATCCAAAGTGGATTTAAATTCTGTGTTTAGGCAAAGTATTTCTAACTTAGAATTAGAAATTAAGAATAAAAATGCTGTTATTAAAATAGAAGAGATGCCTGAAGTTTATGGGCATTATATTTCCTTAGTACAGTTGTTTCAAAATTTAATAGCCAATTCTATAAAATATTGCACGAAAACACCCATAATAAAGGTTTTTTCTAGAATAGAGGATAATAATCTGCATATAGAGCTATCCGATAATGGAATAGGAATTGATAAAGACAAGGCCAAAGATATTTTTAAACCATTTACAAGAATAGATAATAACCTAAACACATTAGGTACAGGTATTGGGTTGGCAATCTGCTTAACAATTGTAAAGCAGCATCATGCTCAAATAAAAGTTGAATCTAATGAAGTTGGAGGTGCAAGATTTATAATTACTTTCTCCTTAGGCCCTCTAAATTAA
- a CDS encoding CatB-related O-acetyltransferase, with amino-acid sequence MIHPDPSVLYPIEGVTRTCFLKNIITKPQIIVGDYTYYDDPEDIYNFEKNVLYLFDFSVEKLIIGKFCQIATGVRFITNGGSHSFNGISTYPFKVMGKSWANSSMKTVSKGDTIIGNDVWIGNSATIMNGITVGDGAIIGANSLVTKDVDPYTIVGGNPAKVIRKRFDDKTIEFLLELAWWNWSVEKITKNLKAITTGDLEALKSKV; translated from the coding sequence ATGATACATCCTGATCCAAGTGTTTTATATCCCATTGAAGGAGTTACAAGAACCTGTTTTTTAAAAAACATCATAACCAAGCCACAAATAATTGTTGGTGATTATACTTATTATGATGATCCTGAGGATATATATAATTTTGAGAAAAATGTTCTATATCTATTTGATTTTTCAGTAGAGAAGCTCATTATTGGTAAGTTCTGTCAAATTGCCACTGGGGTTAGATTCATTACCAATGGAGGGAGTCATTCTTTTAATGGCATTTCAACTTATCCTTTTAAGGTTATGGGAAAGTCTTGGGCTAATTCTTCAATGAAAACTGTTAGTAAAGGTGATACAATAATTGGTAATGATGTTTGGATTGGCAATAGCGCCACTATAATGAATGGAATTACTGTTGGTGATGGGGCCATTATTGGTGCAAATAGCCTGGTAACTAAGGATGTTGATCCTTATACTATTGTTGGGGGAAACCCAGCAAAAGTTATTCGCAAAAGATTTGATGATAAAACAATAGAGTTTCTTCTTGAGCTAGCTTGGTGGAATTGGTCGGTTGAAAAAATCACCAAGAATCTTAAGGCAATAACTACTGGAGATTTAGAAGCTTTAAAGTCTAAAGTTTGA